One part of the Clarias gariepinus isolate MV-2021 ecotype Netherlands chromosome 24, CGAR_prim_01v2, whole genome shotgun sequence genome encodes these proteins:
- the LOC128512609 gene encoding GTPase IMAP family member 7-like, with translation MERDKQLQEKDRLLEEKTKQLQEQTDPESSASIRKRKSKEIPLIVSGESSSPHAPVSVPVAELRLVLLGRTGSGKSAAGNTILSRLGRNQAATSISTQQSERTQGKVAGRKVTVVDTPDWFSPGLSLSLEKLRHDVGLCVHLSAPGPHAFLLVIPVKQPIGEERGLLEIMEKIFGERCWRNTMIIFSVTDELQKTNIEEFIQSGNLEVKRLVEKCGDRFHCLNVKESGDGSQVSELLEKMEKMVEGSREKFYSSEIYLETESQIRAIETKILKEREEKRIKEEMDVKEKIDKEVQDSLRKMEEIIQEHEGDIRQLNDRTTELETKMKEERDEEKKRELERELKRERNILASKSKMQEEFSRQMEEKNRELETLKQKLSELTEAQSLRKEVYGNAVSSSESEKVAVTGGASKGIFQTLTDYFVTG, from the exons atggagagagacaaacagcttCAGGAGAAAGACAGACTTCTAGAGGAGAAAACAAAGCAGCTGCAGGAACAGACAGATCCAGAATCATCAGCCTCCATCAGGAAAAGAAAGAGCAAGGAGATACCTCTAATAG TGAGTGGAGAATCGTCTAGTCCACATGCTCCAGTGTCGGTTCCTGTAGCAGAACTGAGGCTGGTGCTGCTGGGGAGGACGGGGTCTGGGAAGAGTGCAGCAGGAAACACCATCCTGAGCAGATTGGGGAGGAACCAGGCTGCTACATCTATATCCACCCAGCAGAGTGAGAGGACACAGGGGAAGGTGGCTGGGAGGAAGGTGACTGTGGTGGACACTCCTGACTGGTTCTCTcctggactctctctctctctagagaAGCTGAGACATGATGTGGGACTCTGTGTGCATCTGTCTGCTCCAGGACCCCACGCGTTCCTCCTGGTCATACCTGTAAAGCAGCCTATAGGAGAGGAGAGAGGGTTGCTGGAGATAATGGAAAAGATTTTTGGAGAGAGATGTTGGAGAAACACCATGATCATATTCAGTGTTACTGATGAACTTCAGAAAACGAACATTGAGGAGTTTATACAATCAGGAAACCTGGAGGTCAAGAGACTAGTGGAGAAATGTGGGGACAGGTTTCACTGTCTCAATGTTAAGGAGAGTGGAGATGGTTCTCAGGTCTCAGAGCTGCTGGAAAAGATGGAGAAGATGGTGGAAGGAAGCAGAGAGAAATTCTACAGCAGTGAGATCTACCTCGAGACAGAATCTCAGATTAGAGCGATAGAGACTAAAATCCTGaaggaaagagaagagaaaaggatAAAAGAGGAGATGGACGTGAAGGAAAAAATAGATAAGGAGGTGCAGGACTCTCTGagaaaaatggaagaaataatCCAGGAGCATGAAGGAGACATCAGACAACTGAATGACCGAACAACTGAACTGGagacaaagatgaaagaagagagagatgaagaaaaaaagagagaacttGAGAGGGAGTTAAAACGAGAG AGAAACATTTTGGCCTCAAAATCAAAGATGCAGGAAGAGTTCAGCAGACAGATGGAGGAGAAGAACAGAGAGCTGGAGACTCTTAAACAGAAACTTTCAGAGCTCACAGAGGCTCAGAGTCTACGTAAAGAGGTTTATGGGAATGCTGTGAGCAGCTCAGAGTCAGAAAAAGTAGCTGTAACAGGAGGGGCATCAAAGGGAATCTTTCAGACATTGACCGACTATTTTGTCACTGGATAA